One genomic window of Salmo salar chromosome ssa12, Ssal_v3.1, whole genome shotgun sequence includes the following:
- the LOC106565432 gene encoding nck-associated protein 5-like isoform X3, with the protein MESEETELRDCDEAFESEEGDVEPYLEEPASSRELLERLRELEADNSVLALANESQREAYERCLDEVANHVVQALLSQKDLREECIKLKMRVFDLERQNRTLTELFAQKLHPQDSSLQQLQLVSVPEHSTEPLTMDSDKLLVSQSQRELKSNGDHTQNGTAGLAPAPATSIEALSPFFKKKAHILEVLRKLEESDPLKFHPSSCLSPHHDLGQALVSMERDQMSLMSSVGLPSSQRLVAHPSSHCHFSSSDSDIHDYTNREGALQEDHALHRQHQHRDCQSCQMLSQKSSLDSLLKCAQGHGTAHPGRVESLNGQAWAEDQGALAQSTGLPQAAALPHLLSTGSTSQCYMHKTAVHSLEQPPELLFFSDPISSLIQANLNGMLRKETRNIQRHKDRHPFGKPLLRAEVQPSHSEDVKHINAVMVTSLTQNGDSPEECCYLEEEAASVAPNVNNSLHTPTSHTDPVATETDPGYQEEQEVSEQVCNGLYFSNETAVCKKVAVELYSPAPVPERTSSAQALPPSGKSKLAFSPTFSSGLGEVKPSPISSPSRLLKFLKIPTGINQAQPGNPLRLSPQLTRSSKIPCRNNNNYEVYHSPVLTRKATTTEREKQLSSSPYPATHSAPTSPPKPEDSTGPSPTVKEIAFSSHFAPKPSHNTKAAPSSSSHTQRGSQKVAHYEKVCTSDGTPQYLPYTQPEGPVDKQQQEENLLSQPSSQHPDSSPEPDDQDTDQDTDQDTDQGTDQGTDSESPVWHKPHQHFSLPSSSSAAASKAHSSRPSYSSMRDRHQEHRATLEPSQPICEPPQPTQSAARQGDRSPGSSTPKRLVQGKPQSESSHHPFKERLAALGKLKSTENLPIGAQSVDKKNAQSNVGKPPTNNIEKSKTAERQGERTGTEQHRHQKYTDSLEGKQYPKTSPCSHPRVPGPIHESGAKSSATPSSIPKGEQESSFSPRIYVAKADGPKIKMGTLSSSTETPSVVRSYGKCPITRSHHSKTAPSPQNSPTKVPSKSPSKVGQASSYPRGVRPAHEDRALAQRHPPRLEDKSKLLASKKKTFVHAESFPPPPPLPPRSSTETIVKNDKKQYSSGPPVPQSAIEQKVMRGIEENMLKLQEQDRGQLVEPKQKASNGIASWFGLRKSKLPALSRKPEVSKLKNNMSSSPSSSSASGGGAKDSKSGGPRKVVESLNISMLMEKAEDLRKALEEERAYVNGVGMDRSGRGHSCEVVMDQAQGQLSLMYRGVTADNFMQQLLNRVDERGAIPTTFGMAHRRLSFDSKRSRPIFGHQRDGISHTKSRDEMDQASDMIGKDEVTSDESLAESISSQHITGSGASMRTLDSGIGTFPMPDYASNAAGKSITKGKPQGEQGFSGSQGKHGAKMKVLRKAHTLERELSSLDEVNPSILYGSGLEGKGPNMHLSSTIHEDIDAYGDHMQNPPTKNWTFPNLKVSAGVSDVYLDVQGDPGSQRTPSRRSLKQCVPQGPLAADPGSLPLPPQTGLSPRGKGRTPSAPEVGKDGGLELVKERPEDIMSPRETPESLSDSLYDSLSSCGSQG; encoded by the exons AGCAATGGGGACCACACACAGAACGGAACAGCCGGCTTGGCACCGGCCCCTGCCACCTCCATAGAGGCCCTGTCTCCGTTCTTCAAAAAGAAAGCACACATCCTGGAAGTATTGCGCAAGCTGGAGGAGTCGGACCCCCTCAAGTTCCACCCCTCCTCCTGCCTGTCCCCACATCACGACCTGGGTCAGGCGCTGGTTTCCATGGAAAGAGACCAGATGTCCCTGATGTCCTCTGTGGGGTTACCCTCTTCTCAGCGCCTGGTAGCACATCCCTCGTCACACTGCCACTTCTCCAGCTCAGACTCGGACATCCATGATTATACCAACAGAGAAGGGGCTCTCCAGGAGGACCATGCCCTGCACAGACAGCACCAGCACAGGGACTGCCAGTCCTGCCAAATGCTCTCCCAGAAGAGTAGCCTGGACAGCCTGCTGAAGTGTGCCCAGGGCCACGGCACCGCACACCCGGGCAGAGTGGAGAGCCTCAACGGGCAGGCCTGGGCAGAGGACCAGGGGGCGTTGGCACAGAGCACAGGCCTTCCCCAGGCAGCAgctctcccccacctcctctctactGGCAGCACAAGCCAGTGCTACATGCACAAAACAGCAGTGCACTCTCTAGAGCAGCCTCCAGAACTTCTGTTTTTTTCTGATCCAATCTCCTCGCTAATCCAAGCAAACCTCAACGGGATGCTACGGAAGGAGACCAGGAACATTCAAAGACACAAAGACAGGCATCCGTTTGGCAAACCGCTGCTTCGGGCTGAGGTGCAACCCTCTCACAGTGAGGATGTGAAGCACATAAATGCAGTCATGGTAACGTCGCTGACCCAAAACGGGGACAGTCCGGAGGAGTGCTGCTACCTGGAAGAAGAGGCCGCATCAGTGGCACCCAATGTGAACAACAGCCTGCACACCCCTACCTCACATACAGACCCTGTTGCCACGGAGACGGACCCAGGGTATCAAGAGGAGCAGGAAGTGAGCGAGCAGGTCTGCAACGGGCTCTACTTCTCCAATGAGACGGCTGTCTGCAAGAAGGTGGCGGTGGAGTTGTACTCTCCAGCCCCGGTTCCCGAGAGGACCAGCTCAGCTCAGGCCCTGCCTCCCTCTGGCAAGAGCAAGCTTGCATTCAGCCCCACCTTTTCCTCTGGCCTGGGTGAAGTCAAGCCCTCCCCCATTTCCTCCCCGTCCCGGCTGCTCAAGTTCCTGAAGATCCCGACGGGGATCAACCAGGCACAACCAGGCAACCCCCTCCGTCTAAGTCCCCAGCTCACCCGCAGCTCCAAGATCCCCTGCAGGAATAACAACAACTATGAGGTGTACCACTCACCTGTCCTGACCCGCAAAGCCACCACCACGGAGAGGGAGAAGCAGCTGTCCTCATCCCCCTACCCTGCCACGCACTCTGCCCCCACCTCGCCACCCAAGCCAGAGGACAGCACGGGCCCCTCTCCCACAGTCAAGGAGATAGCTTTCAGCAGCCACTTTGCGCCCAAACCCAGCCACAATACAAAGGcagccccctcctcctcttctcacaCACAAaggggctctcagaaggtggcccACTACGAGAAAGTCTGCACGTCAGATGGGACACCCCAGTACCTCCCTTACACCCAACCTGAGGGGCCTGTAGacaagcagcagcaggaggagaacCTCCTCAGCCAACCATCTTCACAGCACCCTGACTCATCCCCAGAACCAGATGACCAGGACACTGACCAGGACACTGACCAGGACACTGACCAGGGCACTGACCAGGGCACTGACTCAGAAAGCCCCGTCTGGCACAAGCCCCACCAACACTTCAGCCTACCCTCCTCGTCCTCCGCCGCTGCTAGTAAAGCACACAGTAGTCGCCCCAGCTACTCCAGCATGAGGGACAGGCACCAGGAGCACCGTGCAACTCTGGAGCCCAGTCAGCCAATCTGTGAACCCCCCCAGCCAACCCAGTCTGCAGCCAGGCAAGGTGACCGGTCGCCTGGGTCTTCCACCCCCAAGAGGCTGGTGCAGGGAAAACCCCAGAGTGAGTCCAGTCACCACCCATTCAAAGAGCGCCTGGCTGCTCTGGGGAAACTGAAGAGCACAGAGAACCTGCCAATAGGCGCACAGTCCGTGGACAAGAAGAATGCACAAAGTAACGTGGGTAAACCCCCCACCAACAATATTGAGAAAAGCAAGACTGCTGAAAGGCAAGGCGAGAGAACTGGGACAGAGCAGCACAGACATCAGAAATACACTGATTCCCTGGAAGGGAAGCAATACCCCAAAACCAGCCCCTGCAGTCACCCCAGGGTGCCAGGTCCAATACATGAATCAGGCGCCAAATCATCAGCTACCCCATCATCCATACCCAAGGGAGAGCAGGAGTCATCATTCTCTCCCCGGATATATGTAGCGAAAGCAGATGGTCCAAAGATAAAGATGGGCACATTATCCTCCAGTACAGAGACCCCTTCAGTGGTGAGGAGCTATGGGAAGTGCCCCATCACCCGGAGCCACCACAGTAAAACTGCCCCTAGCCCCCAAAACAGCCCCACTAAAGTTCCCTCAAAGTCCCCTTCAAAGGTCGGCCAGGCTTCCTCTTACCCCCGAGGGGTCAGGCCTGCTCATGAGGACCGCGCCCTGGCTCAGAGACACCCGCCCAGGCTGGAGGACAAAAGCAAACTCCTGGCCAGCAAGAAGAAGACCTTTGTCCATGCAGAGAGCttcccgcctcctcctcctctgccaccGCGGTCGTCTACTGAAACTATCGTGAAAAACGACAAGAAGCAGTACTCGTCCGGCCCACCAGTGCCCCAGTCGGCCATCGAGCAGAAAGTAATGCGTGGCATCGAGGAGAACATGCTTAAGCTGCAGGAGCAGGACCGGGGCCAGTTGGTTGAGCCCAAGCAAAAGGCTTCCAACGGCATCGCCAGCTGGTTCGGCCTGAGGAAGAGCAAGCTCCCCGCCCTCAGCCGTAAACCAGAAGTGTCCAAGCTCAAGAACAACATGTCATCCTCTCCTTCGTCGTCCTCTGCCTCCGGCGGAGGGGCTAAGGACTCTAAGTCAGGTGGGCCCCGGAAGGTGGTGGAGAGCCTGAACATCTCCATGCTGATGGAGAAAGCAGAGGACCTGCGGAAGGCATTGGAGGAGGAGCGGGCGTATGTGAACGGGGTCGGGATGGACCGCTCCGGCAGGGGCCACTCCTGTGAGGTGGTGATGGACCAGGCCCAGGGCCAACTGTCACTCATGTACAGAGGAGTGACCGCAGACAACTTCATGCAGCAGCTCCTCAACAG GGTGGATGAGAGGGGAGCTATACCTACCACCTTTGGAATGGCACACAGACGCCTCTCCTTTGACTCGAAGAGGTCGCGGCCCATCTTCGGTCACCAGAGGGATGGGATCAGCCACACAAAGAGCAGGGATGAGATGGACCAG gcttctgaTATGATTGGCAAGGATGAGGTCACATCAGACGAGAGCTTGGCAGAGTCCATTAGTTCCCAGCACATTACAG GTTCTGGTGCATCCATGCGTACCCTCGACAGTGGCATCGGCACGTTCCCCATGCCAGACTATGCCAGTAACGCAGCAGGGAAGAGCATCACTAAGGGGAAGCCACAGGGAGAGCAAGGGTTTTCAGGCTCCCAGGGGAAACATGGGGCCAAGATGAAAGTTCTGCGGAAGGCCCATACGCTGGAGAGAGAGCTGTCATCTCTGGATGAGGTCAACCCATCTATCCTGTATGGCTCAGGACTGGAGGGAAAAGGTCCCAACATGCACCTGTCCAGCACCATCCATGAGG ACATTGATGCCTACGGGGATCATATGCAAAATCCCCCAACCAAGAACTGGACCTTTCCCAACCTGAAAGTCTCTGCAGgagtcagtgatgtttacctggaTGTGCAGGGAGACCCGGGCAGCCAGAGGACCCCCTCCAGAAGG AGTTTGAAACAGTGTGTCCCCCAGGGCCCCCTGGCTGCTGACCCAGGCAGCCTCCCCCTGCCACCCCAGACGGGGCTCAGCCCACGGGGTAAGGGGAGGACGCCCAGCGCCCCAGAGGTGGGGAAGGACGGAGGGCTGGAGCTGGTGAAGGAGAGACCAGAAGATATCATGTCCCCGAGAGAGACACCCGAATCCCTCAGTGACTCCCTCTACGACAGCCTGTCCTCCTGTGGCAGCCAGGGCTGA